In one Chryseobacterium camelliae genomic region, the following are encoded:
- a CDS encoding GAF domain-containing protein — MANLYKKDAPFQVYISFKKYLDVLEHIRYNDRLEYRANYAESLIEKTNNFQELKNGFQDPSLLDKYEDIIKLLLADLFPTGLTNNEIKAASIPLSNITFNYTERFKNILKEAGKDFEIELRNIDDDEFYVFCSCLILQTYFKRDIKTSLPFYYDIPNKQGIMKHYKITVNSDFSDVYPTKDAPIPSDAVIDMLLENLDDITLWKRYFPSKSWILSGFTIISLVDCTSEVALSDLKSTMIEINPENLVPDENLKEIFKSYFDVPELNFGLMLFNKKEKRLENVPIYENVFTNHILDFWINTFDQEVRESTFNNLSHNSKPVVVSNVNHLDDEIKKLPSFNILKDNNINSFMVIPIMKDNELLAIMEFTSPLAHSFNGLKLKKLEFFADMILFSLSRFTFERNNQIEAIIQREYTTIHDSVVWKFRNEAEKYYNAFLGRKMYTLKQISFKNLTPLFSFSDIRSSSEKRYKLMLEDLNEQIESLHDLFSLINSDSEKYLLALDIFENELNNDIKADTEQRFQRLLRDEIHPFLQGKLETKSTKEIKSKIKDYFSKVFIQNHLFYGHRKSLDESITLVNRKLADILDESQIKAQQIFPHYYERFKSDGVEHNLYIGNTIAPELHYSSKVVHRLRYWQLKTVCILEQEFQSFKTSLPVSLDIASLIFVYNEKIDIRFRMDEKRFDIDGAYNSYYEIIKKRLDKAHIKDSSERITCPGKITIVYFGMENQKEYLDYINKLQKKEILQHDIEFLKVEDLQGITGLLALRVSLAQNQSTK; from the coding sequence TTGGCAAACCTTTATAAGAAAGACGCTCCATTTCAGGTTTATATATCATTCAAAAAATATTTGGATGTGCTGGAGCATATCCGTTATAATGACCGATTAGAATACCGGGCAAATTATGCCGAATCACTGATCGAGAAAACCAACAATTTCCAGGAGCTTAAAAATGGCTTTCAGGACCCTTCTTTATTAGACAAATACGAAGATATCATCAAACTTTTATTGGCAGACCTCTTCCCTACCGGTTTAACGAACAACGAAATCAAAGCCGCAAGTATTCCGCTGTCCAATATTACGTTCAATTATACGGAACGTTTCAAAAATATTCTGAAAGAAGCAGGAAAAGATTTTGAAATTGAGCTCAGAAACATTGATGATGACGAATTTTATGTTTTCTGCAGCTGCCTGATTTTGCAGACCTATTTCAAAAGAGATATCAAAACGTCACTCCCCTTTTATTATGATATTCCCAATAAACAGGGAATCATGAAGCATTATAAAATTACTGTAAATTCGGATTTTTCAGATGTTTATCCTACTAAGGATGCACCCATTCCTTCAGATGCAGTCATAGATATGCTGTTGGAAAACCTGGATGATATTACGCTTTGGAAAAGATATTTTCCATCAAAATCCTGGATATTAAGCGGATTTACAATTATTTCCCTCGTAGATTGTACTTCGGAAGTCGCTTTATCAGATTTAAAATCTACGATGATTGAAATTAATCCTGAAAACCTGGTTCCTGATGAGAATTTAAAAGAAATTTTTAAATCTTATTTTGATGTTCCGGAACTTAATTTCGGACTAATGCTCTTCAATAAAAAAGAGAAAAGACTTGAAAACGTTCCGATTTACGAAAATGTTTTTACCAATCATATTCTCGATTTTTGGATCAATACTTTTGATCAGGAAGTCAGAGAAAGTACGTTCAATAATTTAAGTCACAATTCCAAACCGGTTGTCGTTTCGAATGTGAATCATTTGGATGATGAAATTAAAAAACTTCCTTCATTTAATATTTTAAAAGACAATAATATCAACAGTTTCATGGTCATTCCGATCATGAAAGACAATGAGCTTCTTGCGATTATGGAGTTTACCTCCCCTTTAGCACATAGTTTTAATGGATTGAAACTCAAAAAGCTCGAATTTTTTGCTGATATGATTCTTTTCTCTTTAAGCAGGTTTACTTTTGAAAGAAATAATCAGATTGAGGCCATTATTCAAAGAGAGTACACCACGATTCACGACAGTGTAGTCTGGAAATTCAGAAATGAAGCCGAAAAATATTACAATGCATTTTTAGGTAGAAAAATGTATACTTTAAAGCAGATTTCATTTAAAAATCTCACTCCGTTATTTAGTTTCTCCGATATCCGCTCCTCTTCAGAAAAGCGTTACAAACTGATGCTTGAAGATCTGAATGAGCAAATTGAAAGCCTTCATGATCTTTTTTCCCTTATCAATTCAGACTCAGAAAAATATTTACTGGCTTTGGATATTTTTGAAAACGAGTTGAATAATGACATCAAAGCAGATACGGAACAGCGTTTTCAAAGGCTTTTAAGAGACGAAATCCATCCTTTTTTGCAGGGAAAACTTGAAACAAAGAGCACCAAGGAAATAAAATCCAAGATCAAGGATTACTTTTCAAAAGTTTTCATACAGAATCATCTTTTTTACGGCCACAGAAAAAGCCTGGATGAATCAATCACTCTGGTCAACAGAAAACTTGCAGATATTCTGGATGAAAGCCAGATTAAAGCACAACAGATCTTTCCCCATTATTATGAAAGATTCAAATCTGACGGTGTTGAGCATAACCTCTATATTGGCAATACGATTGCTCCCGAACTGCACTATTCTTCAAAAGTAGTTCACAGACTGAGATACTGGCAATTGAAAACCGTTTGTATATTGGAACAGGAGTTTCAAAGCTTTAAAACAAGCTTGCCCGTTTCTTTGGATATAGCTTCTTTGATATTTGTCTATAACGAGAAAATAGATATCCGTTTCCGAATGGATGAAAAACGCTTTGACATAGATGGTGCTTATAACTCGTATTATGAGATCATCAAAAAACGTTTGGATAAAGCCCATATTAAAGATTCTTCCGAAAGAATTACCTGTCCCGGAAAAATTACGATTGTTTATTTTGGGATGGAAAACCAGAAAGAATACCTGGATTACATCAATAAATTACAGAAAAAAGAAATTCTTCAGCATGATATAGAGTTTTTAAAAGTTGAAGATTTACAGGGAATTACCGGTCTTTTAGCATTAAGAGTTTCCTTGGCACAAAATCAATCTACAAAATAG
- a CDS encoding bestrophin family protein: MIVRQRTNWLKMLFIWRGSVLKKIIVQLLTITLFSLAIYFFKGRIFDYKVHLNPTIFTLIGLALAIFMGFCNTASYDRYWEGRKLWGLLVIETRSLTRQIFSMVDGPQNDEKQKVVKMISAFCWSLNYQLRNRSGTEHLTRLLSPEQVERLNGKKFIPSIILGFIADWIKEQNRKGNIDTIVLTQLDHQLNQFSNISGGCERIYNTPLPFAYSVLLHRTVYLYCFWLPFGLVDTLGWMMPLIVLLISYTFIALDAIIQEIGEPFGEEENDLALNSICRTIEFSIFEQAEIPQDELKKSDSYFVD, translated from the coding sequence ATGATAGTAAGACAGCGTACCAACTGGCTGAAAATGCTTTTTATATGGAGAGGTTCCGTATTGAAGAAAATTATTGTTCAGCTTCTTACCATTACGTTGTTTTCTTTGGCGATCTATTTTTTCAAAGGAAGGATTTTTGACTATAAAGTTCATCTCAATCCTACTATTTTTACGCTGATTGGATTGGCTTTGGCCATTTTTATGGGCTTTTGTAATACGGCAAGTTATGACCGTTATTGGGAAGGAAGAAAACTCTGGGGATTGCTGGTGATAGAAACCCGGTCTTTAACCCGTCAAATCTTTTCAATGGTAGATGGACCTCAAAATGACGAAAAACAAAAAGTTGTAAAAATGATTTCTGCTTTTTGCTGGTCGTTGAATTATCAGCTTAGAAATAGATCCGGAACAGAACATCTTACAAGATTACTTTCTCCGGAACAGGTAGAAAGGTTAAACGGTAAAAAATTTATTCCCAGTATTATTTTAGGTTTTATTGCGGATTGGATTAAAGAGCAAAACAGAAAAGGAAATATTGATACGATAGTTTTAACGCAGTTGGATCATCAGTTGAATCAGTTCTCTAATATTTCGGGTGGCTGCGAAAGAATTTATAATACTCCTTTACCTTTTGCGTATAGTGTATTGCTACACCGTACCGTGTATTTATACTGCTTTTGGCTGCCGTTCGGACTGGTCGATACTTTGGGCTGGATGATGCCTTTAATTGTTCTTTTAATAAGTTATACTTTTATTGCACTGGATGCAATTATACAGGAAATCGGGGAACCTTTTGGTGAAGAGGAAAATGATCTTGCTTTGAACAGCATTTGCAGAACCATCGAGTTTTCAATTTTTGAACAGGCAGAAATCCCTCAAGATGAATTGAAAAAAAGTGATTCCTATTTTGTAGATTGA